CGCCTGATTGGCGTATGTCATCTAGTGCGATTCATGCAAAAGGAAGTACGTAAGAAATCAGTTTTTGGTTCATGTAGTTCCCGGTGGCTGGAAGAAAGCAGTTACTAGTCACTAGTCACTAATCACTAATCACTGCCTCTGTGACTGAACGCCAGACAATGCCCGTCCTGCCCCTGCGCGGGACCGTGATATTTCCCGGACTCACCGCGCCGATAGCAGCGGGGCGCCCGGGGACTTTGCGGGCCATCGAGTCCGCCCTCAAGAAGGACCGCCTCGTCTTCGCCGTCGCCCAGCGCGACAACAGCGACGAGCCCACCGCCGACATCCTGTACTCGATGGGCGTCATCGCCAAGATCGGGCAGATCCAGCGCGGGCTCGGCGGCGTGCAGCTGCTGCTTCAGGGCGAGCAGCGCGCGACGGCGCTCCAGTACACCACCACCGAAGGCTTCCTCGCGGCGGTGGTGATGCCCGCCGAGGAGATGGTGCCGATCGATGAGAACGACCCCGCGTTCGTCGCGCTCGAGAAGGAGACGCGCGAGCGCGCCGCCGACCTCGGCGAGCGCCGCGGGCTGCCGGAAGAAGTCGTGCATCAGGTGCTGGAGTCGGTCACTGATCCGGGCCGCTTCGCGGATCTCGTGGCCGGCTACATCGATCTGCCCGTACCCGAGAAGCAGGGATTGCTTGAGACGCTGAGCGTCGAGGAGCGGCTCCGCCGCGTGCTCGTGCACATCCAGCGGCACGTCGGCCTGCTCGAGGCGCAGGAAGAGATCAAGTCGCAGGTGCAGGAAGAGCTGGGCGAGCGGCAGCGCGAGATGTACCTGCGCGAGCAGCTCAAGGCGATTCAAAAGGAGCTGGGCGACGACGACCAGGCCAAGGAGATCGTCGAGCTGCGCGAGAAGCTCACCAAGCTCGATCTTCCCAAGGAGGCGCGCGCGGAAGTCGAGCGCGAGCTCGGCCGGCTGGAGCGCGCGGGGCGCGAATCCATGGAAGCGCAGGTGATCCGCACGTACCTCGAGTGGATCGCCGAGCTGCCGTGGAACGAGCGCTCGGACGACCACCTCGACCTCAAGAACGCGGGCGAGGTGCTCGAGGAAGACCACTACGGCTTGAAGGACGTGAAGGATCGCGTGCTGGAGTTCCTCGCGGTGCGGCAGCTCCGCGCGGAGCAGCTCGCGCACGAAGTCGAGGAGGTCGGCGAGCTGCCGGCGTCCAAGCTCCAGCCCGTGAGGGACGAAGCCACGCCCGCGCTCAAGATCGGCGAGCTGGAGGACCGGTCCATCACCGACTCCAAGGAAGTGAAGTCGCGCGCGATGGCGAAGGGGCCGATCCTCCTGTTCGTCGGACCGCCCGGCGTCGGCAAGACATCAATTGCGAAGTCAGTGGCGCGCGCGCTCGGCCGCGAGTACGTCCGCGTCGCGCTCGGCGGCGCGCGCGACGAAGCCGACATCCGCGGGCACCGGCGCACCTACGTCGGCGCGATGCCCGGCCGCATCATCCAGGGGATGAAGCAGGCCGGCACCAAGAATCCGGTCTTCCTGCTCGACGAAGTCGACAAGCTCGGCGTGTCGTTCCAGGGCGATCCCGCGAGCGCGCTGCTCGAGGTGCTCGACCCCGCGCAGAACGACACGTTCACCGATCACTACCTCGGCGTGCCGTTCGACTTGAGCGAGGTGATCTTCATCGCGACCGCAAACCTGCAGCAGACGATCCCCGGTCCGCTGCTCGACCGCATGGAAGTCGTGGAGTTCGCGGGCTACACCGAGCGCGAGAAGCTCCAGATCGCGAAGAAGTACCTGCTCCCGCGGCAGCTCGAGGAGTCGGGACTCGCCGACAAGAAGATCGAGATCAGCGACGAAGCGATTGCGTCAATCATCTCGGGCCACACGCGTGAGAGCGGCGTGCGCCAGCTCGAGCGCCAGATTGGCGCGGTCGCGCGGAAAGTCGCGCGCAAGATCGCCGGCGGCGAGACCGTGCCCGAGAAGATCGAGGCCGACGAGGTGCGCGAGCTGCTCGGCAGGCCGAAGGTGCACCCCGAGCACGCCAAGGAACAGAACGAGATCGGCATCGCTACGGGCATGTACTACACGCCGATGGGCGGCGACATCATGTTCGTCGAAGCGTCGATCAGACGGTTCTATGGAAACCGCGCGAACGACAGCGAGCAGGTCGGTCCGAGCGGCGCGGTGTCGCTGATTCTCACCGGTCAGCTCGGCGACGTAATGAAGGAGTCGGCGCGGGCGGCGTTCACTTATGCCACGAACAACGCGTCGGATCTCGGCATCCCGCGCGACCGGCTGGGCGCGATCGAAGCCCACATCCACGTGCCGGCGGGCGCGATCCCGAAGGACGGCCCGTCAGCGGGCATCGCGATCGCCACGGCGCTCGTGTCGGAGATGTCGGCGCGCCCCGTGCGGCGCG
This sequence is a window from Gemmatimonadaceae bacterium. Protein-coding genes within it:
- the lon gene encoding endopeptidase La, whose translation is MPVLPLRGTVIFPGLTAPIAAGRPGTLRAIESALKKDRLVFAVAQRDNSDEPTADILYSMGVIAKIGQIQRGLGGVQLLLQGEQRATALQYTTTEGFLAAVVMPAEEMVPIDENDPAFVALEKETRERAADLGERRGLPEEVVHQVLESVTDPGRFADLVAGYIDLPVPEKQGLLETLSVEERLRRVLVHIQRHVGLLEAQEEIKSQVQEELGERQREMYLREQLKAIQKELGDDDQAKEIVELREKLTKLDLPKEARAEVERELGRLERAGRESMEAQVIRTYLEWIAELPWNERSDDHLDLKNAGEVLEEDHYGLKDVKDRVLEFLAVRQLRAEQLAHEVEEVGELPASKLQPVRDEATPALKIGELEDRSITDSKEVKSRAMAKGPILLFVGPPGVGKTSIAKSVARALGREYVRVALGGARDEADIRGHRRTYVGAMPGRIIQGMKQAGTKNPVFLLDEVDKLGVSFQGDPASALLEVLDPAQNDTFTDHYLGVPFDLSEVIFIATANLQQTIPGPLLDRMEVVEFAGYTEREKLQIAKKYLLPRQLEESGLADKKIEISDEAIASIISGHTRESGVRQLERQIGAVARKVARKIAGGETVPEKIEADEVRELLGRPKVHPEHAKEQNEIGIATGMYYTPMGGDIMFVEASIRRFYGNRANDSEQVGPSGAVSLILTGQLGDVMKESARAAFTYATNNASDLGIPRDRLGAIEAHIHVPAGAIPKDGPSAGIAIATALVSEMSARPVRRDVAMTGEITLRGRVLPIGGLKEKVLGAHRAGITTVIIPKANEADVEDVPEEVRELLTFHPVETLSQVLDIALVQPEEPAQPLEAVA